One genomic segment of Bacteroides caccae includes these proteins:
- a CDS encoding FecR family protein, with translation MQEQKMIDESLLLRYFEKEVSEEEKKKVEEWIHSSEANSRMAKQVARIFVATRLLHGSKEASPQQALQDFWSQVERKKHRHIWRYIGKVAAILALPVLILTTIYWFSDNSEGNDAIVWMEARGNESEVCTVLLPDSSTVYLNSQATLKYPTHFTKERRVYLDGEAYFVVRKQNGKRFIVHTVSEAEVEVLGTEFNVKTNRQGASTTLVSGAVKFISRTADKKERAVLIQPGQKISYDAKTGKSKVEEVDIEREIGWKDGKIVLEDCPLQEALDILSKKYHVTFRIINDELQNSRFTGTIKNQGVEQIIKNLSISCRFNYRIVKNNSPGNDGDRATIELY, from the coding sequence ATGCAAGAACAGAAAATGATAGATGAATCTTTGCTACTCCGCTATTTTGAAAAAGAGGTCAGCGAAGAAGAGAAAAAAAAGGTAGAGGAATGGATACATAGTTCCGAGGCCAATAGCCGTATGGCTAAGCAAGTGGCGCGGATCTTTGTAGCTACACGTCTGTTGCATGGCTCGAAAGAGGCATCCCCTCAGCAGGCGTTACAAGATTTTTGGAGCCAGGTAGAACGGAAGAAACACAGACACATTTGGCGATATATAGGAAAGGTGGCTGCGATATTAGCTCTCCCCGTTCTTATTCTGACTACTATTTATTGGTTTTCAGATAACAGTGAAGGAAATGATGCCATTGTGTGGATGGAAGCTCGCGGAAATGAAAGTGAAGTTTGTACTGTACTCTTGCCGGACAGCAGTACGGTTTATTTAAATTCTCAAGCGACACTAAAGTATCCCACTCACTTTACTAAGGAACGTAGGGTGTATTTAGATGGAGAAGCCTACTTCGTGGTGCGTAAGCAAAATGGTAAACGTTTCATTGTTCATACTGTTTCAGAGGCTGAAGTCGAAGTGTTGGGAACAGAATTTAATGTCAAGACTAACAGGCAAGGAGCAAGTACGACACTGGTTAGCGGGGCGGTTAAGTTTATTAGCCGAACGGCTGATAAAAAAGAAAGAGCTGTGTTGATACAGCCGGGACAAAAGATTTCTTATGATGCTAAAACGGGAAAATCTAAAGTGGAGGAAGTTGATATAGAAAGAGAAATAGGATGGAAAGACGGAAAAATTGTTCTTGAAGATTGTCCGCTTCAAGAAGCACTTGATATCTTATCTAAAAAATACCACGTGACATTCCGTATTATCAATGACGAATTGCAAAATAGCCGTTTCACCGGCACAATTAAAAATCAGGGGGTGGAACAGATTATAAAGAATCTTTCTATTTCTTGTCGGTTTAATTATCGTATTGTAAAGAATAATAGTCCGGGAAACGACGGAGATAGAGCAACAATAGAATTATATTAA
- a CDS encoding TonB-dependent receptor, producing MYLCNYNQKNVRKNTFLWAIGKIPLFMRFFIMFMFMSIGISYAETVHSQNAAMEFRFQDVTIEKALKEIEKKTGYNFFYNTKDFNVKQKISFSAKGMNLSEVLNGIFANSQVDYVINGTDIVLKRREEVSNVSNEKYQIKGTVRDGNGEPVIGASVVLKGHTETGVITDIDGNFVLTVPAKKVTLSISYIGYDPVNVEATVGTFVKVVMKESSQTLNEVVVVGYGTQKKESVVGSVQMVKPDELKVPSSQLSTGFAGRLAGVVAVQRSGEPGADGADFWIRGISTFNGTRSPLIIIDGVQASSGDLNAIDPEVIESFSVLKDATATALYGSRGANGVMIVKTKSGRESDKAIVNIRLENAYSTHTKTPKFVDGVRYMEMYNEAVLTRGTGEVLYSDNKIAGTRAGLDPLIYPNVNWYDELFRSGAMNQNINVTIRGGSKKLDYFSSVSVNHDSGVLRNTDDFSYKNNLNIMRYVFQNNFNLNLSKSSKLSLNLNVQLRDYSGPTSNTSDLFGMVMESNPVDFPVRFPDDPNVDYIRWGGKSGGKYNSGFRNPYAEMARGYQSQFESTVMANLKFEQKLDFITEGLSAEALFSFKNWSSTNTNRSAGYNQFQVINYNTDNLSDYTLNRIGSEQSTVLQTSNKSSGDRRLYIQAMINYNRTFNTVHNVSGMFLYNQDQYNGNAPEDLIESLPQRKQGFAGRVTYAYDYRYMAELNFGYNGSENFAKGNRFGFFPSVAVGYNISREKFFEKFSDVVSNLKLRASWGLVGNDQIGGERYIYLSNIELENGDLGYTTGRDQNISKNGPKYIRYANNDITWEVGSKWNFGIDLGIKNELNITFDIFKEIRKDIFMERQQIPDYWGTNGKDKWMNLATKMYGNLGKVENKGLDFSIDYVKRFNNDFDMSFKGTFTYAHNKVLEYDEPDFQKYPNISRVGHSVDQQLLYIAERLFIDDSEVQRNPKQNLGGWVSGGDIKYKNLPDVNGNYDNVIDSNDRQYTGMPTTPEIVYGFGPSFRYKKFDFSFFFQGAARVSIMMNGIHPFGAEGTRNVLQFIADDYWSETNQNIYAEYPRLSKRDNENNTKASTYWQRNGAFLKLKNLEVGFNHKFFRVYLRGSNLLTFSPFKYWDPEMGSGSGLSYPTQRVFNVGVQFSINK from the coding sequence ATGTATTTATGTAATTACAACCAAAAAAATGTCCGAAAAAATACTTTTTTATGGGCAATTGGTAAAATACCTTTGTTTATGAGGTTCTTTATTATGTTTATGTTCATGTCCATTGGGATTTCGTATGCTGAGACCGTTCATTCTCAAAATGCGGCTATGGAATTCCGTTTTCAGGATGTGACTATTGAAAAAGCACTCAAGGAAATCGAAAAAAAGACGGGGTACAATTTCTTTTATAATACGAAAGATTTTAACGTTAAGCAGAAGATCTCTTTTTCTGCTAAAGGAATGAATTTGTCCGAAGTTCTTAATGGGATATTTGCGAATTCTCAGGTGGATTATGTGATAAATGGCACAGATATCGTGTTGAAGCGGAGAGAAGAAGTAAGTAATGTAAGCAATGAGAAATACCAGATTAAAGGTACTGTCCGGGATGGAAATGGAGAACCCGTTATTGGTGCGTCCGTAGTTTTGAAGGGACATACTGAGACTGGTGTCATCACTGATATTGATGGTAACTTCGTGTTGACAGTACCTGCTAAGAAAGTGACGTTGAGTATCTCTTATATAGGATATGATCCGGTCAATGTGGAAGCTACGGTAGGCACGTTTGTTAAGGTAGTCATGAAGGAATCTTCACAAACGTTGAATGAAGTGGTCGTAGTAGGCTATGGTACGCAAAAGAAAGAATCAGTAGTTGGTTCGGTACAGATGGTGAAGCCTGACGAACTGAAAGTTCCCAGTTCCCAGTTGTCTACAGGTTTTGCTGGACGTTTGGCTGGTGTGGTTGCCGTACAGCGTTCCGGTGAACCGGGGGCTGATGGGGCCGACTTTTGGATTCGCGGTATTTCTACTTTCAATGGCACAAGGAGTCCATTGATTATCATTGATGGTGTGCAAGCTTCGAGCGGTGACTTGAATGCTATCGATCCGGAAGTTATTGAGAGTTTCTCCGTGTTGAAAGATGCAACGGCTACAGCGCTTTATGGTTCACGTGGTGCAAACGGTGTGATGATTGTCAAAACCAAATCGGGACGTGAAAGTGACAAAGCTATCGTTAATATTCGTTTAGAAAACGCGTATTCCACCCATACCAAAACGCCGAAGTTTGTTGATGGTGTGCGTTATATGGAGATGTACAATGAAGCCGTGTTGACACGTGGTACAGGTGAGGTGCTTTATTCCGACAATAAGATTGCCGGTACAAGGGCAGGATTGGATCCGCTTATTTATCCTAACGTGAATTGGTATGATGAATTGTTCCGTAGCGGGGCTATGAATCAAAATATCAATGTTACTATTCGCGGTGGTTCCAAAAAATTAGATTATTTTAGCAGTGTGTCTGTCAACCATGATAGTGGTGTGTTGCGTAATACCGATGATTTTAGTTATAAAAATAACCTCAACATCATGCGATATGTGTTCCAAAATAACTTCAATCTGAATTTATCTAAATCAAGTAAACTGTCGTTGAACTTGAATGTGCAACTGAGGGACTATTCTGGTCCTACCTCTAATACGAGTGATCTGTTTGGTATGGTTATGGAATCCAATCCGGTTGATTTTCCGGTACGTTTCCCGGATGACCCAAATGTGGATTACATCCGTTGGGGTGGAAAATCCGGTGGTAAATATAATAGTGGCTTCCGTAATCCATACGCTGAAATGGCAAGAGGATATCAGTCACAATTTGAAAGTACGGTTATGGCCAACCTGAAATTTGAGCAAAAACTTGATTTCATTACCGAAGGTCTTTCTGCAGAAGCTTTGTTCTCGTTCAAAAACTGGAGTAGTACTAACACCAATCGTTCGGCCGGTTACAATCAGTTTCAGGTAATAAACTATAATACTGACAATTTATCGGACTACACGTTGAATCGAATTGGTTCTGAACAAAGTACTGTATTGCAGACCTCGAATAAATCGAGTGGTGACCGTCGACTCTATATTCAGGCAATGATTAATTATAATCGTACGTTCAATACGGTGCACAATGTATCCGGAATGTTCCTCTACAATCAAGACCAATACAACGGTAACGCTCCTGAGGATCTCATTGAGTCGCTTCCGCAACGCAAGCAAGGATTTGCCGGTCGCGTCACTTATGCTTATGATTACCGCTATATGGCTGAATTGAACTTCGGATACAATGGTAGCGAGAACTTTGCTAAAGGAAACCGTTTTGGTTTCTTCCCTTCCGTGGCAGTAGGATACAATATCAGTCGTGAAAAGTTCTTTGAAAAGTTCTCTGATGTGGTGAGTAATTTGAAACTGCGTGCATCTTGGGGACTTGTAGGTAATGACCAAATTGGAGGTGAACGTTACATTTATCTTTCAAACATAGAGTTGGAAAACGGTGATTTGGGATATACAACAGGCCGAGATCAAAACATTTCAAAAAATGGTCCGAAATATATCCGTTATGCCAACAATGATATTACATGGGAAGTAGGTAGCAAATGGAACTTTGGTATCGACTTGGGTATCAAGAATGAACTGAACATAACGTTCGATATCTTCAAGGAAATACGTAAAGATATCTTTATGGAGCGTCAACAGATTCCGGACTACTGGGGTACGAATGGAAAGGATAAATGGATGAACCTTGCGACAAAAATGTATGGTAATCTTGGTAAAGTGGAAAATAAGGGACTTGATTTCTCTATCGACTATGTGAAGAGGTTCAATAACGATTTCGATATGTCATTCAAGGGAACATTTACGTATGCCCATAACAAAGTGCTTGAATATGACGAGCCGGATTTCCAGAAATATCCCAATATCTCACGTGTGGGACATTCTGTTGACCAACAGCTTTTGTACATTGCCGAACGTCTCTTTATCGATGATTCCGAGGTACAACGTAATCCGAAACAAAACCTTGGAGGCTGGGTGAGCGGAGGTGATATCAAATACAAGAACTTGCCGGACGTAAACGGTAATTATGATAATGTTATCGATTCAAACGACCGTCAATATACAGGTATGCCGACAACTCCTGAAATAGTATATGGTTTCGGTCCTTCATTCCGTTACAAGAAGTTTGATTTCTCTTTCTTCTTTCAAGGTGCAGCTCGTGTATCTATTATGATGAATGGTATCCATCCTTTTGGTGCTGAAGGTACACGTAATGTATTGCAGTTCATAGCTGATGACTATTGGAGTGAAACTAACCAAAATATCTATGCTGAATATCCGCGTCTCAGTAAACGTGACAATGAAAACAATACAAAAGCGTCTACATACTGGCAACGTAACGGTGCATTCCTTAAGTTGAAAAACTTAGAGGTCGGATTCAACCATAAGTTTTTCCGTGTTTATCTGAGAGGATCTAACTTGTTGACATTCTCTCCATTCAAATATTGGGATCCTGAAATGGGAAGCGGTAGTGGATTGTCTTATCCGACTCAACGAGTGTTTAATGTGGGTGTTCAATTTTCAATCAATAAATAA
- a CDS encoding RagB/SusD family nutrient uptake outer membrane protein — MKNKLYQALLLIFLVAGISSCDYLDIVPDERPTEEDAFKDKNAAERYLYSCYAFMPKEREGCYLYQGGDCLTDYDRKFLEGTHTAANIGDFAYWSRMYAGIRRCYTLINNVDAVPRMEEELKIIYKAEANFLIAYYHFMLLRAYGPIIIMDHEVSVSSTEKLKRSPFDVCVKWIADKYDEACNNGLLAVQSSSYYGRATQLAAKALKARLYLYAASPLFNGNSFYANSSLYDPETNEPLMPLDYNPSKWNTALTACQEALTLANEQKYTQFQIANESEIPEECWPKDLIQYALKMQIMDKKNMEVIWADTRTEGVYGPQNQSAPRDPVNGGNSWNGVGPTLDFVKVFYTENGLPIDEDPKYYTPGDYFKIGQYEGRTTCNLNLKREPRFYSWVSFHNGYFEMQREGYNEGRIVTMFRKSDNHGKQNRSTDFSLSGYLVKKWCTPTYDTRNGFQNYPWPVIRLGELYLNLAEAAAEAGELNIAKTALNKIREHAGIPTVEKSWEGIATLTKDKLIEIIRQERIIELSFEGHYRWDMARWKELEHVLDHNPSALNTDGVSDEDFFRPVVVDRAWKFTSPTHYLLPIADSELNKNTLIVQNPGY; from the coding sequence ATGAAAAACAAACTATACCAAGCTCTATTGCTTATTTTTCTGGTAGCAGGGATAAGTTCTTGCGACTATTTGGACATCGTTCCTGATGAACGTCCGACTGAGGAAGATGCATTTAAAGATAAAAATGCAGCTGAACGCTATTTGTATTCTTGTTATGCTTTTATGCCCAAAGAACGCGAGGGGTGCTATCTATATCAAGGAGGTGATTGTCTCACCGATTATGACCGGAAATTTCTTGAGGGAACTCATACTGCGGCCAATATAGGTGATTTCGCGTATTGGAGTCGTATGTATGCCGGTATACGTCGTTGTTATACGCTGATAAACAATGTCGATGCTGTGCCACGTATGGAAGAAGAACTGAAAATCATATATAAGGCAGAAGCTAATTTTTTGATTGCGTATTATCACTTCATGTTACTACGTGCGTATGGTCCGATTATCATTATGGATCACGAGGTTAGTGTAAGTAGCACGGAGAAACTGAAGCGAAGTCCGTTTGACGTATGCGTAAAATGGATTGCCGACAAGTATGACGAAGCTTGCAACAACGGATTGCTTGCCGTTCAATCATCATCCTACTACGGCAGAGCTACACAGCTGGCTGCTAAAGCACTGAAAGCAAGGCTTTATTTGTATGCGGCGTCTCCTCTTTTCAATGGCAATAGTTTTTATGCCAACTCATCTCTTTACGATCCGGAGACAAATGAGCCATTGATGCCGTTGGATTATAATCCATCTAAATGGAATACTGCGCTTACGGCTTGTCAAGAAGCGTTGACGCTGGCGAATGAACAGAAATACACCCAGTTTCAGATTGCTAATGAAAGCGAAATTCCTGAAGAATGTTGGCCCAAGGATTTAATCCAATATGCTTTGAAGATGCAAATTATGGATAAGAAAAATATGGAAGTCATTTGGGCGGATACCCGTACGGAAGGTGTTTATGGGCCACAAAACCAATCCGCTCCGCGTGATCCGGTGAATGGAGGTAATAGCTGGAATGGAGTAGGTCCTACATTGGATTTTGTGAAAGTATTCTATACAGAAAACGGACTCCCGATTGACGAAGATCCGAAATACTACACTCCTGGTGATTATTTTAAGATAGGACAGTATGAAGGACGTACCACGTGTAACCTCAACTTGAAACGTGAACCTCGTTTCTATTCATGGGTTTCATTCCATAACGGATATTTTGAAATGCAGCGTGAAGGATATAATGAAGGTAGAATTGTTACTATGTTCCGTAAATCAGACAATCATGGAAAACAAAACCGTTCTACGGACTTTTCATTGAGTGGATATTTAGTAAAGAAATGGTGCACGCCTACTTATGATACCCGCAACGGGTTCCAGAATTATCCGTGGCCTGTTATTCGCTTGGGTGAACTGTATTTGAATCTTGCAGAAGCTGCAGCAGAAGCAGGTGAATTAAACATTGCCAAGACAGCACTGAACAAGATAAGGGAACATGCCGGCATACCGACTGTGGAAAAATCATGGGAAGGAATTGCTACGTTGACAAAAGATAAGCTAATTGAAATAATTCGTCAAGAACGTATCATCGAGTTGAGTTTCGAAGGACACTACCGTTGGGACATGGCAAGGTGGAAAGAATTGGAGCATGTCTTAGACCACAATCCGTCTGCTCTTAATACAGATGGTGTGTCGGATGAGGATTTCTTCCGTCCAGTGGTAGTAGATCGTGCTTGGAAGTTCACTTCACCGACTCATTACCTGCTTCCGATTGCAGATTCGGAATTGAATAAGAATACGTTGATTGTGCAAAATCCGGGTTATTAA
- a CDS encoding DUF4959 domain-containing protein, which produces MKKKYFFMACLATIFMVSACNDDDDNAAVLPSAISNLTATPLEGGVLLEWEVPVDSNLFYVQIDYTHPVTGKRVNKNASVFCDTMLIEGMLAKDGEYTFHATPVSSTQDVGEKLEVRASALPVQPVVKEITDKILLSKDNLFCNKPDPDEGKYIEYLVDGNYTNFFHTDWHDAGTVPHYIDITLPSPVEQFKIQTYYRGGKYGQCPVEITVLGSNDGEQWNKIAEIEDEGKGGASYTTPTLGTEGQPYSYIRYRADETSGNAVYFALAELEFYTVRTEIYDPEGIYRPEDKE; this is translated from the coding sequence ATGAAAAAGAAATATTTTTTCATGGCATGTTTAGCCACCATATTTATGGTATCTGCTTGTAACGACGATGATGACAATGCAGCTGTCTTACCGTCGGCTATTAGCAATCTGACAGCAACGCCTCTTGAAGGAGGAGTGCTGCTGGAATGGGAAGTTCCCGTTGATTCCAACCTGTTCTATGTACAGATAGACTATACTCATCCTGTCACAGGCAAACGTGTGAATAAGAATGCCAGTGTTTTTTGCGATACCATGCTTATTGAGGGCATGTTGGCAAAAGATGGCGAATACACATTCCATGCCACACCTGTCAGCTCAACCCAAGATGTGGGTGAGAAGTTGGAAGTAAGAGCTTCCGCACTTCCTGTCCAGCCGGTGGTGAAGGAAATCACTGATAAAATTTTATTAAGTAAAGACAACTTGTTTTGTAATAAACCTGATCCGGATGAAGGAAAGTATATAGAGTATTTGGTGGATGGTAATTACACTAACTTTTTTCATACTGATTGGCATGATGCGGGTACTGTTCCGCACTATATAGATATCACTCTCCCATCTCCTGTAGAGCAGTTTAAGATACAAACTTACTACCGTGGTGGAAAGTATGGTCAATGTCCTGTAGAGATTACCGTATTAGGAAGTAATGACGGTGAACAGTGGAACAAGATTGCAGAAATAGAAGATGAAGGTAAAGGTGGTGCTTCTTATACCACACCTACGCTGGGGACAGAAGGACAGCCTTATTCATACATCCGTTATCGTGCAGATGAGACTTCCGGCAATGCTGTGTACTTTGCGTTAGCTGAGTTGGAATTCTATACTGTCAGAACTGAGATTTACGATCCGGAAGGTATTTACCGACCCGAAGACAAGGAATAG
- a CDS encoding glycoside hydrolase family 35 protein: protein MNKLITLILVCCFAFNLYAEQLPAKQFSHPERIRYDQHCFTIEGRDIFILSAAFHYFRVPQELWRDRFRKIKEAGFNTVETYVPWNWHERTMPRNVKDYSQCDFDDLKAWLKMAHEEFGLYTIVRPGPFICAEWAGGGYPRWVAKFCPAKYDTSFWLRSNHPEHMKWTKHWYDAVCPVFAEEQLTRKKSGEKGIIMVQLENEYIYFGMESEKKEEVLRDMAAYCTNNGIEVPLFTCVTPEVRGSKDAVISQLFDMDNQYVWWNIQEAKSRIEDLKRQQPNAPAFVCELQGGWFSTVGGGLSEDSYLDGRHARGMALMAMAGGSTGLNYYMFFGGTNLAGWGARRMTTSYDYGAALKESGGVSEKFAAVKGVGDFVNRFGTQLARSEAIEFTTSDNIKDLTVGVRRTKEGTLFIFIFNKDKKKAFRDNVQFHIKGMPAFNVYCSVEPLDSKVLVLSQANGQCEWYPKEQTLPERPVNMPMPIRIAQAERCDETFQGNWRPLRKGVSLPEIGVNDCRYSMYRSVVKLSKKEVEEYGTLVCEMFTADPLYVQVNGKIAKRASTDELDNTFVIDGLLHEGSNEIVSIYENRGHAHGYRPMEELSGMKSAGLGKKQSAILPIEKWEVKKVENNVKDIKSLLSNNEGWETIMLDQSTIANLATLQIAGLEKPEWPAAWVLQGKEGTAIYRTSIDMTRQMLTEGQTMIEFACVDDAGTLFVNGKEVASHDAWDKPFVANMKDFLHEGENKVAIVVRNSSGAGGLLKGIRLFSELKILKPLKWEVALDLGGVTQGYCGGKTAGSDNWKVVTLKTDGTLHRKGNNIQPKGKQDALFTWYKVTFDLPKTEKECWIPWRAIINASGTGYMWLNGHNIGRYWEEGPQREFFLPECWLNMGGTNTLVLGLRQSETCGAVLEGIEVAPYYEDAEFIE, encoded by the coding sequence ATGAACAAATTGATAACATTGATCCTCGTATGTTGTTTTGCTTTTAACTTATATGCCGAACAACTTCCCGCTAAACAATTCTCACATCCGGAACGTATTCGTTACGATCAGCATTGCTTCACGATAGAAGGTCGGGATATTTTTATCTTGAGTGCGGCTTTTCATTATTTTCGCGTTCCTCAAGAGTTGTGGCGGGATCGTTTCCGTAAAATAAAGGAGGCGGGATTCAACACTGTGGAGACTTATGTGCCGTGGAATTGGCATGAGCGCACCATGCCGCGTAATGTAAAGGACTATTCGCAATGTGACTTTGACGACCTGAAGGCGTGGCTCAAGATGGCTCACGAAGAGTTCGGACTGTATACCATTGTCCGCCCGGGGCCTTTTATTTGTGCAGAATGGGCAGGAGGAGGTTATCCTAGATGGGTTGCCAAGTTTTGTCCGGCAAAATATGACACTAGCTTTTGGTTACGAAGTAACCATCCCGAACACATGAAATGGACCAAACATTGGTACGATGCTGTTTGTCCGGTTTTTGCCGAGGAGCAGCTTACACGTAAGAAATCCGGTGAGAAAGGAATTATCATGGTGCAACTCGAGAACGAATACATTTACTTTGGCATGGAGTCAGAGAAAAAAGAAGAGGTGCTGCGCGACATGGCAGCTTATTGCACGAATAATGGAATTGAGGTACCGCTGTTTACCTGTGTTACACCTGAGGTAAGAGGCTCGAAAGATGCCGTTATCAGTCAGCTGTTCGATATGGACAATCAATATGTATGGTGGAATATACAGGAGGCGAAAAGCCGCATTGAAGATTTAAAGAGACAACAGCCTAACGCGCCGGCTTTTGTGTGTGAATTGCAGGGTGGCTGGTTTTCCACGGTAGGTGGAGGATTGAGTGAGGACAGCTATTTGGATGGACGTCATGCGCGTGGAATGGCATTGATGGCAATGGCCGGAGGTTCTACCGGACTTAATTATTATATGTTTTTCGGAGGAACAAATCTAGCCGGTTGGGGCGCTCGCCGCATGACTACCAGCTACGATTACGGAGCTGCATTAAAAGAAAGTGGTGGTGTGAGTGAGAAATTCGCTGCCGTGAAAGGAGTCGGGGATTTCGTCAACCGTTTTGGTACTCAATTAGCGAGAAGTGAAGCGATAGAGTTTACTACATCGGACAACATCAAGGATTTGACCGTTGGAGTACGCCGGACAAAAGAGGGAACTTTGTTTATTTTTATATTTAATAAAGATAAGAAAAAAGCATTCCGTGATAACGTTCAATTTCATATAAAAGGTATGCCGGCATTCAATGTTTATTGCTCGGTTGAGCCATTGGACAGCAAGGTACTGGTACTCTCTCAGGCGAATGGACAATGTGAATGGTATCCGAAAGAACAGACTTTGCCGGAACGTCCCGTCAATATGCCTATGCCGATACGGATTGCACAGGCAGAACGTTGTGATGAAACCTTTCAGGGGAACTGGCGACCACTGCGTAAAGGTGTTTCTTTACCAGAAATTGGTGTGAACGATTGTCGTTACTCCATGTATCGTAGTGTAGTAAAACTATCGAAGAAAGAGGTAGAGGAATATGGAACATTGGTTTGTGAGATGTTTACGGCTGATCCGCTTTATGTACAAGTGAATGGAAAAATAGCTAAAAGGGCTTCTACCGATGAACTGGATAATACATTTGTCATAGATGGGCTACTGCATGAGGGAAGCAATGAAATCGTAAGCATCTATGAAAATCGTGGACACGCTCATGGATATCGCCCGATGGAGGAATTGAGCGGAATGAAATCTGCCGGATTGGGCAAGAAGCAATCTGCTATCCTTCCTATCGAAAAATGGGAAGTGAAAAAGGTGGAAAATAATGTCAAAGATATCAAGTCACTGCTGTCTAACAATGAAGGCTGGGAAACCATCATGCTTGATCAAAGCACTATCGCCAATCTTGCTACATTGCAAATAGCCGGACTGGAGAAGCCGGAATGGCCTGCCGCATGGGTGTTGCAAGGGAAAGAAGGAACGGCTATTTATCGTACTTCTATTGATATGACACGTCAGATGTTGACCGAAGGGCAAACAATGATAGAATTCGCTTGCGTGGATGATGCGGGTACGCTTTTTGTAAACGGTAAGGAGGTGGCAAGCCACGATGCTTGGGACAAGCCGTTTGTAGCCAATATGAAAGATTTTCTGCATGAAGGAGAGAATAAAGTGGCTATTGTGGTGCGTAATAGTAGCGGTGCAGGAGGATTGTTAAAGGGAATCCGCTTGTTCAGTGAACTGAAAATACTGAAGCCTCTGAAGTGGGAAGTAGCGCTTGATCTTGGAGGAGTGACACAAGGATATTGTGGAGGGAAAACCGCCGGCAGTGACAATTGGAAGGTGGTGACATTGAAAACCGATGGTACATTGCATCGAAAAGGAAACAATATACAGCCTAAAGGTAAACAAGATGCCTTATTCACTTGGTATAAAGTAACATTTGATCTGCCCAAAACGGAAAAAGAATGCTGGATTCCTTGGAGAGCCATTATCAATGCTTCAGGTACAGGATATATGTGGTTGAATGGGCATAATATCGGACGTTATTGGGAAGAAGGTCCGCAACGGGAGTTTTTCTTACCGGAATGTTGGTTGAATATGGGAGGAACGAATACATTGGTGCTCGGACTTCGACAATCAGAAACTTGCGGGGCCGTGTTGGAAGGGATAGAAGTAGCTCCTTATTATGAGGATGCAGAGTTTATTGAGTAA